AAATTCGAAGAATTTTTTCTTTCAATTGTTTTGCTTTGCCAATTGATGAGTTTGGAGGGGAAAAAAATAAGGGTGTCCTAGACTAGAAATGGAATGAATTTGAgttattttaaaagaaatagtttttgtaaaattaaaaaataatgtgGCATATTTTATCTGACGTGTATATTAATATGAGGGCGTTTGAGAGACACGCAAGGTCGGAGGGATTTAAAGTAATGTGTTTCAGTAAGTACAAGTGTCCAATCGACAAACTGTTGAGTACAAGGACCGGGATGACAAACACGAATAAGTACAAGTATTTACCAGGCTATTCTGCCTAATTTCAATAAAAGAACAATATTCAAAAGTCCACTTGGAATTAAACGCATACAGAAATTAaagtatattttttattttgtgccTTTACCTAGAAATCTATAATGAGGCAATATTTCTGCAGTGACGCTAAGCTTTCATCGGGTTTTCTTTGCAGGCTTATGACCAACATCTTAATATGATTCTTGGTGATGTTGAAGAAATTGTGACCACAATTGAGATTGATGATGAAACATATGAGGAGATAGTTCGGGTAAGCGCTCTCTCTTTCGCTTTTGGTTTCTGATATATGCCTTTTCTTTTATTGGTCAAGGCACCACATGTTTCTATTTAAGATCTTTGTAATCAATTTGACTCACACTTGTAAAAGTGTCCGGCATTTTAAGATAATTATCAGAAAATGTGATAAATTGACTTGGAAAGTCAGTTGTCCAATGCAATAATAACAACTACGTCTCAATCCTAAGCTAGTTGGTATCTACTATATGAATCCCACTCTGCATGTTGCTCCATTTAGGTTTTTCTGCGTCCAATATCTCACAATTTAGATTTTCTATCACTAGAAGCTCTATATTTCCAATGGTATACAAATCCTTAACAAAATTAAAAGACTCCTAGAGTATATTGGACCTAGAGTAATCATACCTACATGACTAAGACTAATTTAAACTACTACTCTATCTCATTTTATGTGAAGGTATTGCTATTTGGGGAAATTAAACAGTTTTTTCTTTGACTACAATTTTCTCAAACTTTTTCTTTtaacatatttttaataattagttatgttgacttatagtactttttatgttgtttgcaaatatgtaatttttttttagaaaaatataaaGAATCAATGCACAAATTCACATCGTATATCAAGTGTTTTGACCCTTTTACTCCAACCCCTTAACATAAAGTAATTAGTATCGCTATTATGAATCTTTTTCCTTCTGTTGTGTGCTATTTTTTGCTTAGTCTGTACGCAGTCCAATAATTTGTAGATCCTTTGAGTCAATTTCATTCCATATGATTTTAGATCAGTTTGAATCCTTGTAACACCTTCTATCACCACGGGTTCACACTTGCAGATGGGTGCATCTGGAGGTTTACTAGGACATATACTATCTCAAGCGAGCCTTCTTTCATTTCCTCCTATGTGTACTACTTTCACCTTTTGCTAGATATGATAATTTCTATCATGCATGACTACATATCCATCTTAACATTCGCTTTTCTAGGACACTCATCTCGTGGATATGTTGCACTTGAGATGCCTAATATTCATTGTGAAATTACCGACAGTGTTATTAAAGGCGAAAAAGGGCAAAAAAGCTTTAAGGTCTGTAGAGGCTTTAAGCGCAAATAAAGCATGGGCTTTAATGAAGAAAGGCGCAAATGGAGAAAAACTACAAATATGTatgtgtagtccaagactaatatctataagcatgaataccaaatatatggacaaagaaattgaagaaaatttacgataaagtgaaatatcaattgtttagtgtcgCGTCTTCCGGATTACGTTCGTTAGCAAGGAAAAGTATGtcttagagccttgatgacaaCACTGAAGTGCCCGttaagcgaggcgaagcgctcaacatgttttgagcctcgcttcagggcttaggcgcgcctttgataacactgattACTGGTCTTACAATATTCTA
This sequence is a window from Nicotiana tomentosiformis chromosome 5, ASM39032v3, whole genome shotgun sequence. Protein-coding genes within it:
- the LOC104118388 gene encoding sm-like protein LSM3A isoform X1 encodes the protein MGSEEESTVKEPLDLIRLSFDERIYVKLRSDRELRGKLHAYDQHLNMILGDVEEIVTTIEIDDETYEEIVRMGASGGLLGHILSQASLLSFPPMCTTFTFC